ACGACGGGCGCAACGAGCTGGTGGTGCTGGGGGTGGACTTCCTGTCGGTGTACGACGTCGGCGAACCGCCGACAACCAACCCGCGCAACCACTGGCCCATGTACGGCTACGACGCGCAGCGAACGGGCTGCCTGGCCTGCGACGAGATTCTCACCGCGGTCGGCGACACACCGGCGGATGGGTACAACGCGGCACTTTCGGTGCACCCGAATCCGTTCAACCCGGTAACCACAATTGAGTACGAGGTCGCTCGGGCCGGGCTGGTTTCGCTGGAGGTGTTCGACGTGAGCGGGCGGCGCGTCGCCACACTGATTGCAGGTGAGCACCGGGAGGCGGGGCGCTATTCGGTTTCCTATACCGCCACGGGCGCGAGTGGTGTGTACTTTGCGCGGCTGCAGACGGCGGACGGAGAGGTCGCGCGGAAGATCGTGCTACTCAAATAGCGGGCGTGGACCGGGTCACACGAAGGCGATTTCGCGGGTGGCGCCGGTCACCACGAAGCAGCGCGCAATGTTGGACTCGTCGTCCACGGATTCGAGGAAGAACCCGGGGCGGTCGCGCTGGTAGCCTACCGTGGTTCCGATGAGGACTTCGCCGTCCTTGAAGACCACGCGAATCTTGCGGCCCGTTGCCTTCTGCGCGGGGTCGAAGTCCTTCTTCTCCTCGTGCTGCGGGTTGCCGGCGAAGTCCTTCACGAAGAAGAGCGCCTTCAGGTCTTCGCGCCGGATGCGCAGCGGCGCCGTGTCCAGCGATGTGCCCTCGGGCCTGACGTGAAACTGGTCCTTCCCGGGATTGAAGTCGTTGGTGAACCCCTTGAGGATCTGCCCATCGACGAATCGCGCAACCACCTTGTTCATTGTTACCCCTTCTGCTGTTGGCGCGGACGAAAGAATACCCAGGTGTCGAACGCGTCGGCCACCCGCGCATGGCCAATCAGCTGATAGCCGAAGTGTTCGTAGAGCCGCACGTTCTGCTCGTCTTCCGTGCTCAGCGTGACCCCGCATGACGATGGATCCGCAGCGGCCAGTTCGTGCACCGCGTCCATGAGGACGCGCGCCACCCCCCTGCCGGCATGCGAGCGGCACACACCGATCATGTTGAGATGGTGGTGGGGACGATCGACGGTGAACGGGCGCGTGGCGGCACCGTGGGCCTCGTAGCGTGTCCGCGCCGCCGGGCCGATCTCGCCCCACGTCGCCTCGCGACGCGCGTCGAGGGCGGCGGGGCTCGGGCGCTCGCCGGGCAGTGTCATGATGGCAACCCCCACCACCTGCCCCTCGTCCTCGGCGGCCAGCATGGGCTCGTTGCGCAACGAACGCGCCGCCGCGAAGAAGCCGACCAGTGTTCTCAGGTGCCGGTCGTAGTGCGGCGTGTCACCCAGCACGTAGCGCATGACGGGATAGTCGTGGAAGGCATCGCACAGCACATCCACCACCGTTTCGGTGTCGTCGGGCTCGAGTTGGATTACGTTCATCGCTCACCCCGGACCACGATGGGCGACTGCGGCTTCAGAAGAGAATCCGGTACTTGGTCACCAGGTACACAATGAGAAACACGCACGCCAGGATCCCGAAGAAGGCGAAGGTTCCAATGCGACGCACCCGCTGGTTGGCGGTGCGCTGCAGCGCGATGGCCTCCTCGCGGATGGCATGCGCGTGCTCCGCCTCCGAGCGCAGGAACCGGAGCGTCTCCACGATCTCCTTCTGCTCCGTGCGCAGTTCCTCGATTACCTGGCGCAGGTCGTCGCTCATGACCCCACTCTAGAACGCATACCGGACGCGAGACAAGAGAAAGACGTCGATTGAGAAGGGACGGTTACCGCGCCGGGAGGGCGGTTTCTCCGCGGGGCTCCAGCAGGCCGCGCGCCACCAGCTCGCCGCTGATGGTCGACGCCACCAGGGCACTCATACGCGCCGTGTAGTGGACCTTGTCGACGTAGAGCGGTTCCGCCAGCGATTCCTGCATGTCCGCGCACCACAGGAAGTTTCCGGCCGCAGCGGCATCGTCGGTGCGGTCCGCCATGTAGCGGTAGCCGTAGCGCGCAAAGAAGTTGGAGCCGAAGTCGCTGGTGGCAAACAGATGATGGTGCAGGTCGTACTTGTAGAGCGGAATGGGCTGCCACACGAACACGGCGTGGGTGCCGTACTCGCGCACCACCGCCTCGGTGAGCTTCTTGTTGGCGAGATAGCGCTCGATCACGCCGGCAATGATTTCGGGGTCGTGGTACTTGCCGTCGTCGAAGGCGGCGGTGGGTTCGGTGTTGCGCGGGTCGGAGCGGCGCCGGTGGGACGCGGCGGACACCACCACGCGCCGGCTGTAGTGCGCGAGCCGCGTCATGGGCAGGCTCTCGATCCAGCCCCAGCGGTCGAGCGCATCGGGTTTGGAATCGAACACCGCCTCCAGCCGCTTTGTCTCCGCGGGTCCGAACGGAAAGGCGAACTCGTTGAGCCCGTCGATGAACAGCGCCAGGTCGGGAACGTGCCCCGCCAGCAGCAGCTCTTCCAGCAGCACACGCTCCTGCTC
Above is a window of Candidatus Krumholzibacteriia bacterium DNA encoding:
- a CDS encoding GNAT family N-acetyltransferase, whose product is MNVIQLEPDDTETVVDVLCDAFHDYPVMRYVLGDTPHYDRHLRTLVGFFAAARSLRNEPMLAAEDEGQVVGVAIMTLPGERPSPAALDARREATWGEIGPAARTRYEAHGAATRPFTVDRPHHHLNMIGVCRSHAGRGVARVLMDAVHELAAADPSSCGVTLSTEDEQNVRLYEHFGYQLIGHARVADAFDTWVFFRPRQQQKG